Sequence from the Phaeodactylum tricornutum CCAP 1055/1 chromosome 4, whole genome shotgun sequence genome:
AGATCGTCGAGGATGGGGCTTAAGGTGGAGCTTACCGTTTCAAAAGCTGCTGACGAGGGCAAACCTTTGATCGACGAGAAAAGCTTGTCCCAAGCATCCATTCCCACTTTCTCGCCCAAAAGCCTTTCATGCGAGCAATGAAGCGGACGATGGCTGTGCACGCACGGTACAGGAATGGGTCGTAAACCGTCATGGACGTCGTCCGTGCTCGGTGACGAGAGTGAAAGAAGCACCAACTGCGGTTGATTGCCAGACTCACATACAATCTGTTCGATGCCATCCCGAACGGGGCCTGGCCGCATCTATACGATATGATTGATTTTAGCGTTCTCCTGATCGATAAGAAAGAAATAGTTTACCCAGTGTCCGTGTCCATCAGGCTCCCTTGGAATCAACCCATCTTATCACTATTGATTTTTCTAGCTGAAAAGGTATAATatgctttctttttctttcggaAAATCAAAGTAACATTCCCAAGAACATATCCTATCGGGATTCAATTTGACAGCTCACATCTAAGCCTCCCGAAGTCGAACTCGGTCAATCCGTGAATGGAACCGCGCCAACGTACCTAAGTGTATTGGCGCCGTGTTTCCAAATATCGTATCAATATGCATGAAACGAATATTGTCTCTTTCGAAATCGAAAACTCGTGCCGATAAGAGTGTGCCAATGCTCACTCGTTTCCCGCCCCCGGGGGAGGCTTTTTGTAAGTCGTCCCTTGTGTGAAACAATTGGCCAGCGAGGTTCTTCTCGACCTGCTGCGTGCCCACCTATTTGGTAAAACCAAAAAAACATTGTTTTTGTACAGATGATTTTGTCCATTCGTCTCGTCTTGCGGTGTTGGTGGATAGGGGCGATCGGACTCCTCGCCATCAACCTCTATACATTCAACAGCCGAAATCTTTCCCAGGCTCTCCCGCCGAAACGTCTCGGTTCAGAAGTTGTTTCCCAAGAGATCCCTGTACACGGCGTTGGCGCCAGCCTCGAAACTAGCTTGCGGAACGGCAACGGTAGCGACTACGACCAGTATAATTTCAAGATCCACACCCTGTCGAGTCCTTCGTGTTCTCCTCTGGAAGAGAAAGATGTCGACTTTACCTTGGTCACGCAGCTCTCCCCCAGCCGACTAGCGATCATGGAACAACACTGCGAGCGCTGGGGAAATCATCCCATTTCTCTCGCAATCGGAACTACGGAGGATATCGAGAACATTGAAAAGACCCTGTCGGAGTTTGGTtgccaaaaaaatttggtcaCGGTGAGCTTTGTGAGCGACTTCAATTCCGAAGGAGAATACCCCGTGAACCGACTCCGCAATCTTGCCATGTCTCGGGTCCAGACGAGCCACGCTTTCGTCATTGACGCTGACTTTGTTTTGTCGACAAATCTCTACCAGATGCTCCGTCTACATCGGGCTATGCTTGCTACGGACCACTTGCATACTTTGGTGGTACCAGCCTTTGAACTCCAAGCGGTTTGCAATGAGCAAAACGAAAATTGCACAGCCAAGCATTTGGCAATGCTTCCGGACACGAAGAATGAGCTGGTGAAGCAGTACTGGACGGCAAAAGACCATGTCGGCCCCAATCCCAGTGTGACGCAGTTTAGAGAACAAGCTGCTTTTCATGCGCACGCCAGTACGCGCTACGAAGACTGGATGACACAACCTGCAGAAAAGCTCCTCCCCATCGAGTGCGTGACTTCGGATAGCTACGAGCCCTACCTCGTTGTCCGTCCTTGTCAATTCCTCGCACCCTTTCAAGAGGCATTCGTTGGCTACGGTCAAAACAAACTGACCTGGTTCCAGCAAGTCCGACGTATGGGGTACAAGTTCTTTCAGATTGGTGAAGGCTTTGTCATTCATTTTCCCCACGCCCGGTCGGTAGCGTCCGTCCAGTTCAGGCAGAATGGCAAAAAGAACCCTTTTGGAGTGGGAGTGAAAGAAACTGCTTCCGCTTTCAAGCAATGGATGAAAGAACATATTCCAGACTCAACTCAAATTCCGTATTGTTCTTAGGGCATTTTTCCGCGTCCGAATCAAATCTAAATCCTTCATGACGAATCAGCTTTTAATGTTGATCAGCTTCATCAAATGTAGATAAACATCACCATCGTTTCTTAGACAACGACGAAAAATGTAGATAAATATCGTCATCGTTTGTTTAGACAACGACGAACTATCCGAACGAAACAGAAGCGCAGCACTTGTCTACTATCTAGTCGAAGGTGTTCGCACTGGACGACAAGCAATGCAATGCATGCAAGACAATTATATCGTGAGGACGGCCACTCTGTGTAGGACTTGTGTGAAAGtagactgacagtgagttcgGCAACCAAATTGGACCCCAAAAATTGAAGTGGTAGCATTGCAGTGCCAGGGCAGCAACGCAAAGCAAATTTGTTTGAATTTTTTTGAATGGATCCGCATTATCATTACCCTTTTATGGACAGACGCTATTCACTTGAGAAACGCTTCGATGCTGATTGATGGTCCCACGACGATTGTGTTCGGCTGCTATGGAAAGGAAGATCACAATAGAACTGTGTTTGCCCTAAGTTATGTACATTTACTGTCGATCAAAGAAGTACATTGGCTGCAAGGTTCCCGAGATGAAGCCAAAATATACGTTCTCGAACGAAAGAGTAGCTAAGCACATGCACTGATATCTACTCGAAGGCGCCCTGTTTGCATGAAGCATTATGCTTCTAAAGCGACGAGCACGCGGCTACTGACAGAAGCTAGAGCGGCGTGACTACTTGATCCCACCCCTTGAGCGTGTTTGACTAAGGGAACTTGGATGTGTCCACGGACTGCCGGTAGGGCACAGAGAGCTTCCAGCGCTTCAAGAGCAAAGTACGCCGAATGCGGGTGATGAGCAGCTTCCTCTACCTTGGCAAGCAGCACCTCGACCAATTCGACGCCCGTCAATCGGACACATTCGTTCAAAGCGTTCGTCAAGTCGGCGGGCGCCAACAGGCGCAACCCGTTGGCAACTGTTACAAGTGCCAGGTAAGCATCTCGTTTCCCTGCTTCCCGAATAGAAGTACCTGGCCATGCTCCTAGCACTGTCAAGGTAAGAACCCGTTCTTGAATTGGGGCAAGCACTGCGTGATTCGTCTGGGACGCCGCCTCCCCAAGCAGCACGCATCGTGCCACTCTTTCGGCTGTTTCCAAACCCGTTTTTCCGGGATCTGTCATAATGCAGAGGCTTTCTAATCCCAAGATTCGAGCATCGTGACGATCAGCGCAAATTAGATTGTGCGCTATTTCCAAAGCCGAAACAACGGGATCCTCGGAAATGTTGGTTTCACGCATGGCATACTGCAAGGTGTATTCGGCCTTACGCAAAGCTGGCATAGGTACGTGTCGAGACATGGCAAGTTCCAATTTTTCTCCGCGTACGGCATTTAGAATGCGTTTGGCGTACATGCAGAAGAGTACAGAGTCGCCCAACACCCGTTGGACTTCGAGTACGGCTTCTGCCGAATCTTTCCGGTCTTTCCATAGCGAGACCCGAAGTTCGAGTTGTTCCAAGCTTTCACAGGATGCAGCCAAGGGGGCGTCGTGGTAGATTGTGCGGAGAGAAAGGGCCCGGAAAACTTCCTCTAGAAAATCAAGTACTTCCGATAGTCGATCGCATGGAAAGCGAATATGGCTGATTTCCAAAGGATGGTACATACCCATACGGGTAAGTACACggccttcctttttccagGTAGCCTTGTTCACTTCGGTGGTGAACTCCATCTTTTCCGTGTTGAAGGTATTGATGGGAACTGAGGCACTTTGGCGGATGGCAGTACCCGTTGGAAATAGCTTGGCGGTTtccggcgtcgacgacggacGTGCCAATGCCGGTTCGGCCAAGTGCATCACGGCAGCTCTGTAAAGTGAACCAGTGAAGTAGTTAGCTTCGTTGTCAATATGGTCTGACATCTGCTTTCCGAACCGCCTCATTGTATTGGTTGTGAAATACGTTCAAAGCGTTTAATTTGTGAAACACAGAACGATCCCAAATGAGAAGCAGTCTTGCGTTCCAGACGTAGATGTGAAGGTTCGTGTCTCACCATACAAGATTGAATTCAAACACGACGAAATTGCATTTTCTCGTGGGGCTCCGTTGGACCCCTGTCGGACACGATTCGTCCAGTGCCGTTTTGCCGTCTGGTGCACGTCCAACCACGGTGGACATTTGGAATCTCACGAGTCGACAACGTACCGAAAATCGGGGCCATTGGGAGCGGTAGATCCCGGGATCACGTCGAGACGCCGATCCCGAGATTTGGCAGCGCTTACGCCGTCGAGTGATGATTCTTCATACTTTCgattttcatttttgttcATGGCGGTTGAGAAGAATCAAAACGGAGCTGCGCTATTTATGTTGCGATTGTTTCGATGGGCTTGATTTGGTTTGTGCACGTCGTGGAAAAGCCCCGGTGACAGTCGTACACACAAACCCTGGGCTGCGGGTCTCGAACAGAAGTATCCAATCACCGTCGAAAACGACACCGTTCGGCTTGGGTTCCATTCCTCGGCAGAATCAGCGAATCAGAACTTAGGATTCTTCAGCAACACCCGGAGAACACGGCAGACGGCGTCTCAAGATTTCGAAAGAACCAAACCCGGAAATCGTGTTCACGATCGTCATCGTGCGCTACCGAATAATCGAACCCGAATTCCAGCAATCTGcgaatgacagtgaattggtGTCACACGTGGAGTTCCAGAATCAGTCAAACATGATCAAACAGGACTCAGACAACCCAACCCGCCAAGGGTTTGGAGGAAAGGGGTCTTGCGAACGCGGTAGACAATGACCGACCCCTTTTTTGTCCGACACGATCGGTTTTGTCCCGTGTTGGGAGATCCGACGACGGCGTGGGTCCACAATTTGCCGTCAATAATGACTAATGACAAGGTCGAAAATCAAGTTTCCCGACGGAGACCTGAAGAACAGAGCGTCACTGACGAAGTGAGCGAATATCGCAAACGTCAAAGACGAAGATCTATTCTCTTTGCCTCCTTGATTGTGTTGGCATTCATTCTTGCGACCGTACTCGGAGTTGTTCTCACACGAGACAGTCGCAATAGCACAGTGTCCGATCCGGATTCCCAGCAAAATCAGAATGATGACAACGTACCGGAAACCCCACCCGTGCTATCGACTTCGGGCCCCACCACGACACCGTCTCCGACTCGTACCGTAGCCCCTTCCACATTTCCAACCCAATCCCTAGCACCGACTGCAACGGGTTCTAACTTCCCTTCCGCGACACCAACCATGGGAGCCAGTCCTACCAACACCCCAACAGCGTTTGTTATTCTCAACCGCTGGCCATCCACCAGCAACGGTTTGTCTTTGACCGTGCAGAATGCTCTTTCGCCAGACTGGCAAGAAACCTTTACCCTTGTACGCAACGACTGGGACAATGGCATACCGGACGCTGTGACGTTGAATGTGCAACGCGTCGCGGTAGACACGTCCTGTGCAGTCCCATCTACGCAAGGTGTTCTCAAAGTCTGCAATGGCAATGCCGGTCGAACCGGATTTTTTGGATTCAACAATCTATTGCTGCAGGACGGTCTCATTGTTGCCGCCACGGCCGAGCTCAACGACTTTTATTTGTCCGATAATAGTGTAGACGCACGACGTCATACGCTGTGTCGACACATAGGTAATGGTTTGGGATTGGCGAACGTTGACGAAGGCTTTTTAAATCAAGATCTGGGCACATGCTTGGACTCGACCAACGACCCCGCCAATAATTTGAGTCCCAATCGAAACGACTACGTGCAGCTCGCGGCGTACTACGGACCGGTAGGCCGACGCAATCTGCAGCGCAATATACCGAAACCGTCTGACCTAGCCTTGCCGGAAGATATAGTGCTGGCGTATGCACAAGTCGTTTCCAGTCCAACCAACTGGAGGATTTTGCGGCACGACGATCGAACGATTGTGCGAGAGACGGACCTGGGAGGCGGTTTCATGCTGCAAAAGAAGGCCTTCCGGGCCCACCAATAGAAATGCACAATAGTCCAGATCGACATGGTCACGTAGGGAAGAAAGGTAGGAGAGATGATATTGTAAGCATCAGTGTACAAAATGAAACAAGTTTTTCAAGACAGCGGATGTCGCGTTATTTTCCATAAACTCATTGTAGAAATGTGGACGCTATGCATCCTGCAACCAGTCTTCACCAACTAGCTCTTCCATGTAATGTTTCCTAGTTTCACTAAGAGTCCCTCGAGCGACTGCTTCACGCTGTGCCTGTATCCACTGCTGGACACCAGGATCGGTCAAAATTGCATCCGTAGTCTCCTCGAGCCGTGCCTGTATTATTCGATACTGCTTCATGAAAGCGCTGCCACACTTTCGATCGCTCACCCATAGGAAGTTGATTTTGTCTAACCTTTTGGCGTGCTCTGGATCAACTTGCTCAAGCCCTAGACGACGTATTCCCGTTACCCAAGCCCCCAGCTCTGGATCGGAAGGATACTTCTTGGGGGGAGAGCAGTCGCCTTCATGAGTGCTTGCGTACTGCAAAAGACGACCGTACAGATCATCAAAGTCTCCTGTGGTATACACGTCCTCAAGCGAATGCCAGGTAAAACCGATTTTTTCAAGAAGTGCAACTTCTTCTGAAGGAAGCTTTCCTTGCGTGTGCAATCTGCGAAGAGTTTGGCACATGCGACCATCCGAAGATCCTAATGGAATGTTGGGGTTGCCGTACTTTTCTATGTGTTGCAGCATGGCAGGGTAGACCTGTCGCAATACAGGGGAATGAATCGGTCCAGGAACGCTAAAGACGCCGTCGCTTTCGCTACTAGCTTCAGTCATGGCTGCAGTGAGATGATCACTTCTTGTGAAGAGCGAGCTCTTCGATTTTCTGCGGGTCGATCGATGAAATCTTTCAGGAACGTACTGGAATGAAGAACATTGTTCCGCAGTGTATCTAAAAAATATGAACCCAAGTAGACGCAACCAACAGAGACACAAAGCTCTCATGGTATCCACATTCAGCGACGAATGCTTTCAAGAGGAAAGACACTGTAAAACTTAAAAAACCGAGAAGATCAGGTGGTATTTGCACCTGTCCCGTATCCAACGATGAGCCAGATGTATCGCAGATACCTTTCATCAGACGGACCCTTGTAAAAACTAAAATGAGGGTAGCATGGGTGGCCGGCCATTACATTAGGTCAGGACCAATATGTCGCACAATTCACTGTAAACATGTGGTGATACGCTATGAATTAGACAACATCAAAAGACACATACCGTGAGCTAGAGTTGCGATTCCAAACGTTGACACGGAATAAGCCTAGAAAATTGTTTACATTCACTAACGACGGCGATGGTCGCGTTCACGGCGTTGGCTCGGCGGTCCATAGTGACCAGCCTGCTCGTTGCGTCGTCTACCTTCGGGTGGGCCTTGATCATTGCCtattcttcttccatacTGCCCGAAATCTGGATGTCCGTCAGACCTTGACGGTGGTGGTCGATCGTCAATGGGGGGTCCATACTGACCAGCAGATCCGTGCGGTCCAGGAAGTGGCCCATCCATTCCTGGACCTCTCCGATCATCACGACCTAGGTCGCGGTCCCGTCCTGCTCTCGGACGATCGGGTGACATTGGTTGATTCCTTCCCATACCTCTACGATCGTCGCGAAAGCGATTAGGTCCGCGATCGACGTCTCTCTCTTGTTGGGGAGGCTGATGAATAGCCCTTGGCATGTCCCGTCGTTCATCCCGGAAATGCCCAGGCCCGCCGTCTCGGTTACGTTGAGGTGGAGGACCTCTCATCATGGGCGGGCCGCGAGAATTGTCCCTAAAACCATCCATATCCCTACCAGAAGGTGGGCCTTCCCGTAATGGGACACCACGTCGATCACGACCGTCTCGAACTCGGTCAGTGTCATTACGCATCCGACGTTCAAGAGATGGCCCAGCTTTTTGCGGAGCACCCTGATCTCGATCTCCTCGTTCATTGACTGCTGTTTGTATTgtatcttttcttcgttcttTCTCCATCAAGTGGCTGTCTTTGCTGTCACTAGTGACTGGTGGGAAAATGGCAGAGCGAGACATGTTCTGAGTTTTCTCGCTATTGTGACCCTCTTCGCGCGACGGGGAATTCTGTCCCATCGGTGGAAAAGCAGGGGCCTCATATGGGTCTCCTTCTTGCCGGCGGTCTTTGAAACCAGGCATGGGTATGTGCGGAAGGACGGCGTCCCTGTCTCGCGAACGATGACGATCATTTCGAGATCGCTCTCTCCCGTGCGGCCGATctttactttttcttttgctctttttgcttttcgacGATCGATGGCTTCTTGATCTTCGGTCACTGTTCTCATCGTCATCATAATGTCTTCTCGAAtagtcgtcctcgtcatccaCTGAATAGCGACGGGTGCTCCTCCTCTCCTCTGACGGTCGATCTCTACCAAGCCGTTTGTTGGGTCGGTCGTCCACACCGTTATCGCTCAAACGACGTTTGTGCGAACCATCGAAGTCTTCCGCATCCCTACTATTCCGTCTGCGATCCGATTTGTCGCCGCTCGATCGCCTTTCCTTATCGCGGTGGTGTTTTGGACGATCGGACCGACTATCCGTTTCCTCTCTACGTCGACGTGAAGATTCGTCTTGTTCAACAGTGTCAATATCTTTCTTCATGCTTTGAGTAGAAACAAGTCCCGGTTTTTGGATTTCCTTCTTCTTACCCACATCGCCCAAGCCTTCCTGTGCTACCTTTTTCATCAAACCTCGATACACATTGTCGAACTCATCTtgtgcttcttcttccgtggcCCCTTTGAACTTCGCCTTTTCTCGGGCGGCTTCGGCCACaatcttggcttctttgcgtttcttttttgtctgAAATTCGTGAAAATGTCCCCCGGGGCCGACTTGTATTTCTCCCAGTTCGGCTGGATCTTCCGGCGCCACTGGTTGCGACCAAAAGTACTTGTTTTGCAAGGCTCCTGTTGCCGTTAGACGCTTGCGGGGATCCCAAGCCAACAATTTGTCCAACAAGTTCATGGCAGTCGTGGGGATTTTGGCCGCGTATTTGTCACGCAAACGCGACACTTTGGGTTTGCGCATGTCCAGTGTAATTTCCCCGGAACGAACCCGTTTCATGCTCGACAAATAGTCCCACGTATCCGGAGCCGGTGTGCCCAGCATGTCCGCGATGAGTTTGAGTTGTTCCAAATCCGACTTGCCCGGCAGTAAAGGCTTGCCCAGGAGCAGCTCGGCCAGAATACAACCGGCACTCCACACGTCCACTGCGGGTCCGTACTGCGTGGCGCCAGTGAGAATTTCGGGTGGACGGTACCAGAGGGTAATGACCTTGTTGGTGAATTCCacactgctgctgctgctgccgctactgctgttgcttcGGTCGTGCATTTGATCCAACAAGGGCGGTTCAATGTTGCGGGCCAGACCGAAATCAGCGAGTTTAACGCGAAAATGGGAATCCAAGAGAATGTTGGAGCTTTTGATATCGCGGTGCACGTATTTGTGCTGGTGCATATAGGCGCAGGCTTCGAGCAACTGTCGAAAAATGCATTTGACCTGCACTTCCGTGAATTGGTAAGCCACGTCCATGAGACCGGTGAGATCGTGCGACACGTATTCGAGAACGAGAAAGAGATTCCCCTTGTAGCTTTCCCTAGCGTCGGAGACGCGATCTTTCTCCGCGCCGTTGGCCTTGCCGCTGTGTGGTTTGGTGATCGGATCGTCCTCATCCAGTTCCTCGACACCCTTACTGGTGACCACTTCAATCATTTGCAGCAGATTCGGATGCGTGAGTTTCTTCAGAATTTTGATTTCTCGAATAAACTGTAGCGGCATGCCCCAGTAACCTCCGTGGTGCATCCGCATTTTCTTGAGCGCGACGACCCGACCCGTGTCCTTGCACCGCGCTCGGTACACCTGACCGTACGTGCCTTCCCCAATCTGTTCCTGGCGCTCGTAGTGCGCGAGCGTGCGAGTCATGTTGTGCCACGACGAGAAAGTgtccttttcgtcgtccgggTGCTCTCCCAACGGCGTCACAATACTGGTCGTCGTGTTGCTGGGACCGATACTCGACCGACCCGGAGCCGCCACCAAGACTCCACTGTTGCTGTTCATCCTTCGTCGAGTCGTTTGCGAAAGATCAGAGTGGAGGGAGACAGTGGCACTTCGATCGCGCGTTTTCAAAGGATGCGGGAGTgattgtttgtttgtttgttcgttTGGTCCTCCTTACACCGAAACGCTGttcaaagccaaaaaacCTATCTCCTCGTGGCGTCGGCGGAACCTCGGCCCAACTCAACGAATGTCAGGTGGACCGACCCCCCAATTCCCCCAATTCGTGTGGAAAAATTACGACAGTCTGGGACAGGGAGGACGCAACGTGCAGTCCAAGGCAGTCCACTATTTCATACCGGAAGCGTACAGACCATTCTTTGTGAGACGACCCAAACTTGGAACCTTGTCCAGTCTTTGTGTCCCGCGCTATCGAACTGTAAAGACGACTCATAAATATATAGGGAAGATACCGACCGGTATTCATTCGACTTTCAGTATGTCGTACTTTTTATATTGAATCAGATCTGCGATGCAAACTGGACACGAAAACTTATTGACCTTCAACAAACATCCAATGCACTATCGATCGAGACAACTTTGAATGGTGTATTTGATGGTGTATTTGGGTGGGAAGACgcaacacacacacacgggTCTGGTTTTGCTGGTTGCCCATCATTGGTCGTTTGTTGCTTCGACAGCGATTGTACAACTACGGTTGACCTCGAGCCATGAGAGCCCGAGGGACGGCAGCATACAAGGAACGGCGGCAGTCGAGTTTGGATGATCTCGaaggcggtggtggtggtaccgCCGCCGGCAGCGTGTCGTCGTCCCCCTACACGAACTCGTACGCCCGTCCCCCACCGCGACATTCCAATTCGTCGCTATCCCACACGTCGTCTACCGCTCCCTCCCCCATAAATGTGCGTGTAGGAAGCAACGATGCCTTTTACAACGACGCGTCGGACGTCTCGAAGTCCCGTCGACGTCGCCAAGGACGGTCGGGTGTGTCCTACACCCATCTCGTCAACTCGTCCCCCGACGCATTGCGGATGTATGCGCTGATACTGCTAGCCGTTACgatgcttttcttctttgcatTACCAATAGAATGGGCTATTTTGTCTCTGGTCTTTGGGTCCTGCGGATTCGGCGCCATTGCCTCTCTCTGGCTCAGTCGCGCCGTCCTGCAGTGCGACGACGGGACGCCCGAAATGCGCGCCGTTTCGGATCCCATCCGCGAAGGCGCGGAGGGCTTTCTTAGGGTCCAGTACACGTCCATTGCCAAGTTTGCCGTACCACTCGCCGCACTCATTGTATTCTCCTACCAATTCCGACCACTGCACCCGCACGACGCCAAGGGTGTCGGATTGTTGGGCAACACCCTGCTGGGGGTCGTCGCGGCCGTCGGCTTTGTCTTTGGCGCACTCTGCTCGGCACTCTCGGGATACGTATCCATGTGGGT
This genomic interval carries:
- a CDS encoding predicted protein, which codes for MTDPFFVRHDRFCPVLGDPTTAWVHNLPSIMTNDKVENQVSRRRPEEQSVTDEVSEYRKRQRRRSILFASLIVLAFILATVLGVVLTRDSRNSTVSDPDSQQNQNDDNVPETPPVLSTSGPTTTPSPTRTVAPSTFPTQSLAPTATGSNFPSATPTMGASPTNTPTAFVILNRWPSTSNGLSLTVQNALSPDWQETFTLVRNDWDNGIPDAVTLNVQRVAVDTSCAVPSTQGVLKVCNGNAGRTGFFGFNNLLLQDGLIVAATAELNDFYLSDNSVDARRHTLCRHIGNGLGLANVDEGFLNQDLGTCLDSTNDPANNLSPNRNDYVQLAAYYGPVGRRNLQRNIPKPSDLALPEDIVLAYAQVVSSPTNWRILRHDDRTIVRETDLGGGFMLQKKAFRAHQ
- a CDS encoding predicted protein, encoding MILSIRLVLRCWWIGAIGLLAINLYTFNSRNLSQALPPKRLGSEVVSQEIPVHGVGASLETSLRNGNGSDYDQYNFKIHTLSSPSCSPLEEKDVDFTLVTQLSPSRLAIMEQHCERWGNHPISLAIGTTEDIENIEKTLSEFGCQKNLVTVSFVSDFNSEGEYPVNRLRNLAMSRVQTSHAFVIDADFVLSTNLYQMLRLHRAMLATDHLHTLVVPAFELQAVCNEQNENCTAKHLAMLPDTKNELVKQYWTAKDHVGPNPSVTQFREQAAFHAHASTRYEDWMTQPAEKLLPIECVTSDSYEPYLVVRPCQFLAPFQEAFVGYGQNKLTWFQQVRRMGYKFFQIGEGFVIHFPHARSVASVQFRQNGKKNPFGVGVKETASAFKQWMKEHIPDSTQIPYCS
- the CDKC1 gene encoding predicted protein (C-type cyclin dependent kinase 1, probably involved in transcriptional control), which produces MTRTLAHYERQEQIGEGTYGQVYRARCKDTGRVVALKKMRMHHGGYWGMPLQFIREIKILKKLTHPNLLQMIEVVTSKGKDRVSDARESYKGNLFLVLEYVSHDLTGLMDVAYQFTEVQVKCIFRQLLEACAYMHQHKYVHRDIKSSNILLDSHFRVKLADFGLARNIEPPFSVEFTNKVITLWYRPPEILTGATQYGPAVDVWSAGCILAELLLGKPLLPGKSDLEQLKLIADMLGTPAPDTWDYLSSMKRVRSGEITLDMRKPKVSRLRDKYAAKIPTTAMNLLDKLLAWDPRKRLTATGALQNKYFWSQPVAPEDPAELGEIQVGPGGHFHEFQTKKKRKEAKIVAEAAREK